The nucleotide sequence GGCGCGGCTGACGTTTTCGAGGCTCGCGTCATTGTCTACCAGTACGCTGAAGGGCCCCTGCGCGTCAGTCTTGACTGCGGTAAGAAACATGAGCACGGGCTGCGGGCAGGAAAGGCCTCGGGTATCAATGGTTGTGGACATTACGCGCCTCGCTTGCAGTTGAAAAATCCGATGCAGATGCAGACGCCAAGGCCGGCGAGGGTCGCCGCCATGCCATGCGGGCCAACCCCGGCGGGGCTGGAAGCCAGACCAAAGTTGTGCGCCACGGCTGTTCCTACAATAAGGCCCACGGCAAACACGGCG is from Desulfovibrio desulfuricans and encodes:
- a CDS encoding sulfurtransferase TusA family protein; protein product: MSTTIDTRGLSCPQPVLMFLTAVKTDAQGPFSVLVDNDASLENVSRAARNRGFAVTATDESDGATRIDISKS